The DNA segment TAGATTTACTGAAGcctcttctggttttcttcattttgctggTTGCAAGTAGCAGCAGGTAATTATGATGCAGTGGAAGAATCTGAAGGCTGAGAAGTAATGACTAATGCTACTAACAAAAATGATCTTTCCTCGCAGAACCCTCGAGGTAAGAACGCATCTGACCAGGGATGTACTGACTTTTCAAGGAAGGCATTTCCTAATTTGGGAGGGGCCACCTCACATGGGAAGAGAGAGCCACATTCTGAGGGGGAAAAATagaccaaacaaaaacaaaacagtcaagaaggaaaaacacagggGAAGGGCTTGGCTCCATCCAGTCTAAGGACCCTCCTTACCTCAgggaaaaggatatttttagtTTGGGAGTTGACGCCGTGATGAAGATGACTCTGCCTTTGCCTCTACAGGATGCAATGCAGGGAAGAGCTGAAAACAAGACCCCATGCAGGTGGAGGGTTGCatgcaagaagaaattaattaactAACATTCTCTTATCCAAGATAAAAAATATCAGCATCCATCTCTTACACATACACctgttttaaaatcatcttGCTAAGCGCCATTACTAGAGCCAGTACATGAGTTTATGCTGCTAGAACTTGTTCTGGAGAGGTAACAGGAATAGTTACAAGACAAAGTTATGTAGAAACCAGGTATTTATCTAACACCTCTTGTTCTTCAGCTCATGGCCAAGCAAGGCTAAACGAACAGCTAAGGGCATGGCTGCAGTCATGCAATCCCTTAACACAGGCCCTGATACCCCTCAAACCACCCTCTGCAGGACTGTTGCCcacatggaatcatagagtggtttaggatggaagggaccatggaggtcatctagtccaaccccccctgcagtgagcagggacatcttcaaccagatcaggttgctcaacagagctgcagccagggctCTTCCAGCACAGATGTAAGCTCATAACCCCTCAAAAGATTAGAAGCAGAGTGATAGATGAAGTCAAGCCAAATTGCTGTCAGATTCTTAGAGCAAAAGAAAGATTAGAGGGTAATGGTTAGAGGTAAATGTGTTTAAGTAAGGTAGATAAACTTTCAAGGTCTTCACTTCACATTCACCCACCCCCCATCTGTCAGTGCTGACCTGTTAGGGAGATCAAAGGACTTGCTTAGGACCTGAGCCATCAAGAACAATTCAGCTGGAGTTGTGGGTGCTGTAGGGGGCAGAGGATACACCTGAAAACTGAACCATCACAGCTCGGCTTTGTAGCTGCCTCGAGAGCAATCCCACACTACCACCTCTGAGCTGCACTACCGGGGCTCCCGCCCTGCCGGGAATAACAACAACCAACCAGTCAGCTAAAGACTCTGTTCTGTAACTTCTACCTTCCCAGGTTCAGTTACAAACTGCCCGAGCTCACTCAGGAGCCCCGCAAATTACAGCCCAGTTTGTGcccccagcagcacagaaacccAGCGCCAGGTGCCGAGCTAGAACTGCCATCTCCCTCTAACCTCATGCTTTCCCTGAGAAGTTACGGATAACACTTTCTGAAATCATTTATTTCTAAGGGAGAAGCCAAATTCGTTGTTTTCTGTATATAAAACAAGCACAGGAGTCAAAACATCAAAACTTTATTCCCCAAGCTGCAGCCACTTGACCATAACTGGGGAGCTGTGAGAGTTTTCACCCTACAGCAAAAGTGAAGCACTGTAACTTAGTTTAAGTTTCATTATAGATTGAACCAAGTTAAATTCTCTCACTCTGGCTCCAAGCTGGAGTTGGACACAGTTAAGAGTGGCCACCTGTGCTGGTCTGGCTCAGATGTGTACCCAAGCCTCAAGGCAGTCCTGGAAAGCTTGGGAACAGGCTGCTAGACCTGCTGATGCTTTTTGGCTACCACCACCATGCTGCCTGGGGGAGACAAAAGTAGTTCATGCGAATgggagttaattttttttctagaatgaTTTCCATTCTGTCTTTTATGATACACAACCCCTGCTGCTTGGACAACACCTCAACAGCACATGTATTTAAGATACAAGAGAAAACCCAATCCATCTTCAAAAGTGCAAATGCTTCAAGGATTCCAGCTGATCCCAGGCACAACCTGGGGGAGCGGTGCCATGGTCCAGCCTCCCACTCGGGGCAGCCCACTGTAACGGGGGGCTGGGACCACTAAAGACAGTTTCTACTCTGGGGAGCATGAGCAAAAAGCAGCCACTCATTCCTGAACATAaaatcataaaggttggaaaagacctctaatatcatcaagtccaactgtcagcacAACACCACTGCCTTCTAAACTGTTTCCCAAAGTCCCatatctacatgctttttgaacacctgcagggctggagactccaccacgtccctgggcagcttgttccaatgcttcacctcTCTTTCAGTGAGgagttttttcctaatatccaatttaaaccaatcctggcacaacttgagtccattttctctcatcctatcatttgttacttgggagaagagtccaacGCTcacctcattacaacctcctttcaggtagttgtagaaagtggtaaggtctcccttcagcttcttcttctccagccttctgatcatctttgtggcctcctctggacctgttcaaACAGgtccgtatccttcttatgttgcagattctagaactggacacaagactccatgtgaagtctcacaagagccGAGTAAAGAGGCAGAATCAgatccctcgacctgctggccacacttctaatgcagcccaggatacggttggccttctgggctgtaggcacacattgccggctcacgttgagcttctcatcaatgagcacccaAAGTACTTCTTCAGAGGGTTGTCATTGCTGTTGTTTTCTATTAAACCAAATGAGAATTTTGGCTCTAAACCGTTCCCTGCTTGAAATGGGACAAGTCCCAGAGCAAGAGGATCTAGCCACCAACTCAGCTATGCAACATTTCATTAAGACACCTTCACCTCTGTACTCTACTGGCAGCAGTAACTAGGAATACACGCCAAAGTGAGGAACTACCTTAGTACTTTATGTGCAAATATCCAAACCAATGacagaaaggcagcaaacaCACACGCAGACTCAGAATGGATGGGTAGAAATGTTCTCTACAGGGGAACTTTGCCCTGTGCAACAAGACAGACTTCTACTCTCACACTCACTTATGGTAACACTCATGGAAGCAGGCATGGAAATGCAACGATGAGTTACTATTCTTTCACGTACACAATATTCCTCTTAGAAAAGTCATTTTAATATTGCAAAACACTGGGAGAAGGAGGCTCTTGCCTGCTTCAAACACTGTTCAGGATGAACTTCATTCCTGCAAGGACCATGGTCACAGTTATTGAAGCccagcagtgagaaaaaaacacccctTGGCAGAAGATGGGACATAaccttcctctcccctctgcctttaCCCCTGATGTGACAGGATTGAGCTCTGGTTCACACATACCCacagctgcaaagagaaaagttatTAAACTTATATTAGCCCTAAAAAAGCTTTCCTCCTCCAAGAAAGATGCATGCTACTGGATGACAAAGAAAGTTCCACCTCCCATCAGCCACTGTTTCATTGGTTTTATCCCAGTTTAATAGATGATTTATCAGATTTGTGCAAGACAGTCACCTCTAACACAAAGTGAGGGGGAGAAGAGGGTAAAATCACAGCAACATATACACACAAAACAAGGTACACAAAATAGAGCTAAATTTATATACAGATTATTAGCAGCTAAACTCAACTTCATTTAGTACATGGCTTTACTTACTACAGTTTTAGGCACAGAGAAGAATTTACCAGTAGAACATTTGCTGTAATGAAGGGCCACAATGAATACCTTGTTCCAAGTCCTCACTGGACAGAAATTGGTTTATCTAATGAAGATCTAACTCTCACTTCCCATTGGTTGAGGACACAGCCCTGCATGAAGGATGAAAGAACACGATCCAGCTAATCCAGCATACTGCAACTTTATACTTTAGATATTAAacatctaatttattttttaaatataaggtTATGTTAGTTATTGAACAGGACTGAATTTCAATGCAACAGTTagtgtcagggtttttttttaccccccTGTTTGTTTAGGATGGATTCTCAGCTGTAAACAACTCAACAAAGAGCTGACGAGAAATGATTAGATGTGAAGATTGCTTTGGATACACTTTACATTTATAATGAAGAATTTGCTTTAACAGGATTTTAAAGCATAAAGGTCatgaaacatttacatttattttgcaggttATGTTAATAAATTATAATGCATCACTCACATGTAGAACTCCACTCCAGGCTGCACTGGAGCAGGTACTTGGATATAGTTTCATGTGCTTCCTTGTCTTTCTGATTTAGGACTGCAGACTCGGAGCAAAATAAGTGTGTGCTTTACTTGCAGCATACAAGcaacttgttttgtttcagcGGCACTTCTCACATTTGATTATGCATGTGTAAGTCCTTTGCCAGACTGAGGAATGGCCACATATGTTAATTACTGATTGCTTATGTAGAGTATCCCTGTCACAATGACGAACATGATAGCTTACCCCGTGAAAAGGCTGAAAAGAATAACTACATAACAGAACCAGCCAGATACCGTAACAACACGATTAAAAATTTAAGCAGCAAggataatttaaaacaaacaaacaacgACAAAAAAACTTTAACTTATGAGGCAGGTTAAGAATAACGCAAAGATTTTTCCTTCATGACAGCTTCATGTATAAGTACAGCTGAGCAAGTTCAAAATACTTTATCACAAGAACCACAAACTTGTTTATCACATTTATGTCAGAGCTCCTCACTGCAGGGTGTGCCAGTTTCTATTGTAGCCgctcccctcctcttctccaaggcTTATTACTCAGCTACTTAATAAAAGAGGGGGTTGCTTGGGGCTTCAGAAAGTGCAGAGAATAAGTGAGCTTTTtccctttagaaaaaaaaaaggcagaattctTAAACGTGCAGGAATAACAATGAGAAATTTAGAGTGTCTGGAGTTTGGCATTGGATTTTAAAATGGCTATTCTGGATGTTCTCAGGTGTACAAAAAGGGAAGGGAGTTTTAATGTGGAAGAGCAGCTTTGCCATATAAAAAAAGTCATAttaacacaaatatattttgggACCATCTTTAAAATCATGTCTATTTAACAAAGGTAAAATACGCCATCTCGGACCTTTCAGGAGTGATGTGCTCTTACATACAGCTCTCTCCTGTAACTTCACTTAGCCTGAAAGAATTTTGGCTGTAACATCTGTTATGCATTGGCAGGGCAGAATCAAATAAGGCTGTGAACAGGAAATTATTAGGGCTGTCACACTACAGGAAGATCAAACAGTTTTTAGAAGTAACAGAACTTATGACTATTGAGTGTAGTACAGCTGTTCAAAAAGTAACAGTTTCTTCATGGGAATTCTAATGTAAAAGGTCAGACTTTTGACATACGGTTCTCACATTTGGTACAAAGTTAACTTGTTCCTATGGCTTCTCTGCTATAAGATCATCACCAGTACAGAACAGTTGGGGTCACAGATTGTCAGGAGACTCTTTGGCTGTCAGTGTGAAAACTGGCGCATGGCGCATATCCTTGAGGCTTAATCTGGTGCCTTTCACTGGACACATAGGTTGCTAGAGCGTGACCGAGGAGCAGGTGGCTaggaagaaaggcaggaatTCAAGTGAAGAAGCAAAGTGATGCAGTCACCCACCTAAAGCTTGGGCTGCTCTGTCAAGAAGAAGGTCAAACCAGAAACCACACTCTGTGCAGTCTTGAGTTGAGTGGGGATAGAGCAAGGAAGCAGAAGACTCCACCACTGGCTGGGAATGAAGTCAAGACAGATAATACAGGCAACAAAAAATCATGGAAGTGTGTCACGCTCGTCaagaaatttcagttttgacATTGTCTCGAGCTCCCAGGAACAGACATACATGTGTGGGCAAGACAAACGGAGCTCTCATTTTTGgcttcagaaacagcaaaaggaagattCACCATTCAGATTGCTATGTACAACAATACTGCCCTGTAGACTTCATTAACGGAACGCTGCCTGCCATAATCCAGCATTCCTTAAATAAAATTCCTCTTAGTCACAAAGAGCAACAGATGAATACGTCTGTAGGAAAGAGAGCTGAAACCAACTGCTGTACATGACCGTAGGTGGTGCCAGTCCTCCTGGCATAAACATGAACGGTCATTCCACCGTATCTAGTACCTCCTCAGCTTGCTTGAAGCACAGaacttccccttccttcttctaaCCTGTTTGATCCCAGTCCCCAGTTGGGATTATTCTAGCACAAAACCACGCCATGATTTCCCCCCACTGCCAAAACATTCCCATTGAAATTACGCAGTCTCTTTCAGTAGCCCCAGTTTCCGAAGTGCCTCTCTCCTGGCCTCTTCTGTTGAGCCACGGCCAGAAAACTTTACCGTTATCCCTTGGGATCGAAATCCTGAGGGTCTAGGCAGGGAACCTGACCTCCTCCTCATATCCAGGTTCAGACTAGGTTGTTTATAATCATTACAACTTTTTGCCGTATTTTGCGGTGCACTGCTGACCTTGTTAGCAGCAAGAGCTGCCTCTGGTTTGATTGTCACAGTTTTACCCATAGGAAGGAAAGGGCTGGGCTCGCTTTTTAGAATCTCGTGGATGTTTTGATATCCATTGGGAACAGCATCTGCCTGTTTGGGCTGTGCATCAAGCTGCTGAGTGCTTGGAGCGTGATCCGCTTGGTCCTGAGCTGGCTTCCCCTTAACTAGGCCAAGTTTTGTCAGGGCCTCATAGCGTGTTTGCTCAGAAGAGAGATCCCTTAACGAAGAACTTCTGTTACGTGACAAGAAatcatttttctgcagcttttcctcCAGTTCAGCTGCTAGAAGAGCTCCTCCATTGATGTTGGCCAGCACCTGGGCTCTCCGTTCCTGGACGTtaactgctgcttttgaaatagTCTCATTGAATTCTTTGCCACTGACATTTGTTATGTTGATGTTGCTGGGGAAGCGGTGCAGTTTGGGTGCAGGTGCGGGAGGGTGCTTCGGAGCCACACAATGATCACCATTGGCTActggtgttttcttcctttctgaatttccttctttGACGGCACCGGGGAAACGCACCTTGCTCTCCATCTGCTGCTCAGATATCTTCTGGGCCATGATGAGCGGAGTGGGGATGGAGCGAAGCAATTTTGGATGCTGCACAGGAGGAGGcggtggaggagggagagggagcgTCTCAGACGTTGATGGTGGTGGTACAGTGGTGTGTGTGGAAATGTCAGCAGGTACAGCTGGCTTAGGGCTCTCAGTTCTCCAGGTAGCATCCAAGACTTAAGACAAAACAGCAACAATCTCATTAAGTTATCACACAGAACAGAATATGAGGCTTTCTTTCACCTAGGATGAGCAAGCAAGCATCAGTATGCCCCTGCTCCATACTTTCTAACTCAAACTCAGCCCATATTACCAGAAGAAAACTATAACTGAAATCTAGCGATGGCATCTTGTaggtgatcatagaatcaccaggttggaaaggacccacagcattatcgagtccaaccattcctaacactccctaaaccatgcccctaagcacctcatccgcctgttccttaaacacccccagggaaggtgactcgaccacctccctgggcagcctgttccagtgcccaatgactctttccatgagTCTTTCAAACTACCATATTTACAATGCCTTTACTAGAAGCCCTTCTTCTGCCATTTGCTCACAATCTGCATGTTAGCTTTACTGTGTTTCAATGGCTGCTTTTTCTACAAGagttttgcaattattttttttattataacaGCCAGGAGAGGACACATTACGTTCCACCATTTTATACTAGCTGATAGCTCAGTTCTCCAgaagtggagaaagaaaactctACAGGGGGAATAAAACAACATGCCATACACTATCTTATCACAAGCTTATTGATAGGAACATGTGTCTTTCAGTCCCACATAAAGTAACACTACAAAATCTGCTACTGTAAAACTCTCGGAGAAAGTCTTAAGAGGTGttggagagaagcagagcatGAACACATTGATGGGCCCTAGTTTGCCTTGCTGGGATAACTCTGCATACTACTCAGATCCATTACAACTCAGTCAGCAGGTAGGGGACAGAGGCAGCAGTCCAAGAACTTAATCACATGCATGACCTCATCTTGAGGCAGCAAGGAAGGTACAGAATTTCTTTAGCTGTTTCTAATGAGAACTGGAATACGTCAGGGCTaggtcaaaggaaaaaaaccacactttCAAGAAATATTGCTACCTGGTTCTGCATCTCTGCTAGAAGGACCTTCATGGTCACTACTCTCAGGTGTTGACTGTACTAAGTCGATGATATCTTCAGTCTCTGAATGACTggacacattttcttctgttgaccTTGCAGACTGACAGTGGATACCACTGTCATGGAGGACTGGCTCCTCCAAGTCATCTTCTAAGGCATCTATGGTTTCCTCGAAGAACATGAGAACATCCTGCTCTTCATGAGTTAAGTATTTCAGACTCTCATCATCCTATgggggacaaaaaaaaaaaaaaggaaaaaagctggaAAGATTAATGCCCTACAGGTGAGTATGGGTAAGTACACTGACAGCAAACAGCAACGCTTTTTGATGGCAGAAGGAGGCAGGATGAAACAGGCAGCAGTCACATCAGGAGCATCTCCAGCTTGCTCTTTCACCCCttcccaaagcaaaaaaaaatcacccccAAAAGCAGTTTACAGCACATTAATTTTgactgaagaacagaaactggTATTTCATCCTTTAAAGTACCTAACTTTAGTTCAGCAGACAAGCATCCATTTGAGTTGGACAGAAGAAATTGCTAAAATATcataaaagcagacaaaatgaaaacccaAACAGGCACAATCCCCCACCCCCCGAAACAAACAGCTGTGCCTCTACAAGGATTAAGATAGCTTCTTCAGGCTTCAAACTGGAATAAGGTGTTTCAGTTGCTGTGGTAGGTTCAAGGACAAGACTTGGGGACAGCATGGGAGGGAAAGGGTGTGTTCAGGTCAGTCCAACAAATGAGTTGATTCCCTTTTTGCTCTAGACGAAAGTGGGACTTAGATTCtagaggcagagctggaactGAAATCTGGTTCTACCACTGCAATCTGAATTATCCAGAGTTAAACGGTAGATTACAAAGAAGTAATAATAACGAGGGTGAGGGTTTCTGAAGACTTTGCCTTTGagatacagaaaggaaaagtttaaaataaatacgaAGATGTGTTCCCTAGCAGTAAATTGCCTTGGGCTACTTTCTCCAGCAGGAAACAATCCTGTAAAACCACAGAAGTGATAAATAATCACTTGGATTATCCACTGTTCATTTTCTATGAGTCACTGCTCTTGATTAACTTGATTAACACAATATCGCTATAAGAAGCTAGGCAGCAATGCACAAACTCCTTTTCCCTCCACCTACACTCCGGGAAACACTCACTTTTCCAGAAACTTGAAGATGACAAAGAATGATTAGGAAAGGCACTACATTAATACAATGGATACAGGAAAGACCTTTCCCAAGAGAGCTGTGTAAGTTCTGGAATGTAACTAAGTATTGTTGAAAAGTAAGTAAGGTTTTCCCTTCTGGACTGAATTTCTGTCCCAACATGCATACACTGGAACCTTTGCCATCAGtaaggcaaagaaaggaagagcaaagcAATACAAGacagtttcttttctcatctctaCTTTTCACCTCTGCACAGACGTGTGGTTGTGCATGCAGGTAATAAGGCTCCATCCCAACGGAGGACTTGAGGAATTTAGGTAAATTCATAAAGGCATGCAGTGCAAATATCCAAGAGGTAGACATGTTCTTATTGGGGCAGAACAACTTGCTTCAAATTCACCGTACCCGTTCAGGTCATCTTACATTAGATtgggatggaaaaaaatctgtagctCTACCTGTTAACTCCTTGTGGAAACAAAGCTCTTAGCCCTGTtctcagcattaaaaataagaagaatgCACCTCTgtaacaaaatcacagaatcataaaatggtttgggttgggaaagaccttagagatcatccggttccaacccccctgccatgggcagggacacctcccactggatcaggttgctcaa comes from the Cuculus canorus isolate bCucCan1 chromosome 1, bCucCan1.pri, whole genome shotgun sequence genome and includes:
- the PROSER2 gene encoding proline and serine-rich protein 2; translated protein: MPRNLLSDSPEMATKISPEHTRGSMESGGSVENPGSQARCRNLALDDESLKYLTHEEQDVLMFFEETIDALEDDLEEPVLHDSGIHCQSARSTEENVSSHSETEDIIDLVQSTPESSDHEGPSSRDAEPVLDATWRTESPKPAVPADISTHTTVPPPSTSETLPLPPPPPPPVQHPKLLRSIPTPLIMAQKISEQQMESKVRFPGAVKEGNSERKKTPVANGDHCVAPKHPPAPAPKLHRFPSNINITNVSGKEFNETISKAAVNVQERRAQVLANINGGALLAAELEEKLQKNDFLSRNRSSSLRDLSSEQTRYEALTKLGLVKGKPAQDQADHAPSTQQLDAQPKQADAVPNGYQNIHEILKSEPSPFLPMGKTVTIKPEAALAANKVSSAPQNTAKSCNDYKQPSLNLDMRRRSGSLPRPSGFRSQGITVKFSGRGSTEEARREALRKLGLLKETA